Below is a genomic region from Pirellulales bacterium.
CCACGAAGGACGCCAAGGACACGAACGCGCGACCAGTGTTCGGCTGCTCCGATCGGCCGTTGGATGCTAGAGTTAGAGTGTGGCTTGATCCGAGATGAACAATCTCGGAAGCCGGCGCCACCGCCAACTCTGCTGGTTTCCTTATGAACGTGCTGCTATTTGAAGACGAACGAGTGGGCCAACTGGCGCCGGTGACGATCGGCCGGCCGGCGTATGCTATTGCCTGCGGCAGCTTTCGCTTGATCGAGTTGGTTCGGGAGTTGGGGGCGGTGCGGCGGACTGTGAGGCCGCACCTACGCGGCGTCGAACAGGCCGATTCGCCTGACGAAATGTTCGGTGACGGACTGCTCGACGGGCCAACTCTGCTGGTCAACGCCCGGCTGGTCCCGTCGCCGGCGGCGGTCGCGCAATTGCGCGCGATGATCGCCGCGGATCGCGAGGGGATCGTCGCCAACGGCGAGAGCGTTGTCGCAGCGCTCATGAAACGGCGTTTGGAGATTCCCACATTTGGCGATGGAGCGGCTTTGCCGGCGATGGTGCGAAAGCTCTTGCTGCCAAGCGTGGCCGCCGATTTGCCGCTCTTCGACTATCCGCACGACATTCTGCGGCATCATTTGCAAAACGTCCGCGACAATCTCCAGCACCGCATCCGGACCGGCTATCGCGAAGTCGCCGACGGGCTGTTCGTCGCCGAGGGCGTGACGCTCGGCGAACATCTCGTGACCGACACGCGCGGCGGGCCAATCGTCATCGACAAGGGAGCGTCGCTCGGGCCATTCTGCTATCTAAAAGGCCCGATCTATATGGCCCCTGGCTCGCGGCTCAACGAACACTCGGCGCTCAAGGACGGGGTGACGCTCGGCGAGCGAGCCAAAGTCGGCGGCGAGGTCGAAGCCTCGATCATCGAGCCCTTCAGCAACAAGCAGCATCACGGCTTTCTCGGGCACAGCTATATCGGTAGCTGGGTCAATCTGGGGGCCGGCACCTCGAATAGCGATCTGAAAAACACTTACGGCCAGGTGAACATGGACTATGCCGGCCGCAAGACGCCGACCGGGATGCAATTCGTCGGCTGCTTTATCGGCGACAATAGCAAGACGGCCGTGAACACGAGCATCTTCACCGGCAAAACGATCGGCGCGTGCAGCATGGTCTACGGCTTCGTGACGACCAATGTGCCGAGCTTCACCAATTATGCCCGCTCATTTTCGCAAGTGACCGAATCGCCGGTCGAGGTGGCCATCTCGGCCCAGGCCCGCATGTTCACTCGCCGCGGCATTACGCAGCGTCCCTGCGACGAGCAACTCTTGCGCGACATGTTCGCGCAGACGCGCACCGAGCGGGCCAACTACGGCGAGCCGTTACCGCCGGAACCGCTGTTGTTGTGAACGACGTTACAGCCCGCTCTGCAAATAGAACAGAACCGCAAACACGACGGCCATGAAGCCGATGATCCACAGGCCGAGGCGCAGGGCGTGGTGCAGAATGGGGGCCATTTGCTCGTCGCGCGTCGCCGCGTAGACGAGGCTGATCGACACGATCAGCGGCAGCGAGTACCAGATTTGTGCGACGTGGGCGGCGAAGAGAATGGTTGGAAGCATGGCGGTCAGTCCGATTGGCGGTGGTAGAGTCAATTCAAGCGGTCTCAACGAAATGCGTCGATCACGCTGCTGCGGCGGCCGTTTCCTTCTTCTTGGGTGGAAGCGGTGGGCCGAAGGCGGCAACGGGTCCGCCCCAGGCGTCATAGATGGCCAGCACATTGAGCAGTCCGGCGATCAGCGTGTAGACCGAACCGAGTTCGAAGAACGCGCCCATCTTCAAGTTCCAATCGCTGAGCTGGTTGTATGGATCGCGCGGACTCCCCCCGGATGCTTTGGGTGATGATCTCCCCGCGGATTGCATATAGTTAACCACGGGGGCCGGGTTTTGCAGATCCAGATTCGGGAAATCCGATGCCTCGAAGACGCCGGCAGCCACTTGACTCGCCGCCCAATTCCCCGGTACGGGTTGGCCGGCGGGTTCACCGGAGAGCAGTGGCGGCGCCATGAAACCATCCCAGAGCGGCGCTTTCGGCGGGTCGGAACCCATTCGCAGTGACTGCACCAGCGCCGGCATCGCTGGCAGCCCAACGCAGACCTGCCCGGCATAGTAAAAGCGCTGGTCATTC
It encodes:
- a CDS encoding putative sugar nucleotidyl transferase, translating into MNVLLFEDERVGQLAPVTIGRPAYAIACGSFRLIELVRELGAVRRTVRPHLRGVEQADSPDEMFGDGLLDGPTLLVNARLVPSPAAVAQLRAMIAADREGIVANGESVVAALMKRRLEIPTFGDGAALPAMVRKLLLPSVAADLPLFDYPHDILRHHLQNVRDNLQHRIRTGYREVADGLFVAEGVTLGEHLVTDTRGGPIVIDKGASLGPFCYLKGPIYMAPGSRLNEHSALKDGVTLGERAKVGGEVEASIIEPFSNKQHHGFLGHSYIGSWVNLGAGTSNSDLKNTYGQVNMDYAGRKTPTGMQFVGCFIGDNSKTAVNTSIFTGKTIGACSMVYGFVTTNVPSFTNYARSFSQVTESPVEVAISAQARMFTRRGITQRPCDEQLLRDMFAQTRTERANYGEPLPPEPLLL
- a CDS encoding DUF6677 family protein produces the protein MKPQTELPAPAAESQTINLRDPYLAAFLAWLIPGAGHFYQRRWGKGGLFMVCILGTFFAGLVMGHGRVVYASWRQNDQRFYYAGQVCVGLPAMPALVQSLRMGSDPPKAPLWDGFMAPPLLSGEPAGQPVPGNWAASQVAAGVFEASDFPNLDLQNPAPVVNYMQSAGRSSPKASGGSPRDPYNQLSDWNLKMGAFFELGSVYTLIAGLLNVLAIYDAWGGPVAAFGPPLPPKKKETAAAAA